In one window of Patescibacteria group bacterium DNA:
- a CDS encoding glycosyltransferase family 4 protein: MLIQLSLQKKGAGVIDSFELSSALVDLEIKHSVFLSRENELADKWNKEESIYRSIVWCDTYKSTVGDFVKWTFLASRWFFVIRQINYLKAKNIVATHFHPWLFFVVLAKRIIGFNFIYVVHENPFLPKERDNYIMVFLQKFILKHADKIIVHSEFMKKNLQEFFPEDRVKHLPLGSYQFYNRRTPIKYPPAGVTFLFLGRIEKYKGLEVLLEAFTGVKKQFSDAKLIVAGQGNINTEQIKAMNTLGVEIYNQWLTDEQIMNFLNKADVMVLPYTKASQSGVVSMSLGFGLPIIVSSLTGLAEQVIEGDNGLLAKPGDGDSLLEKMVYLCANPSRIEEMGKRAKFYGDNVFTWKKVAEGLVEFMS, from the coding sequence ATGTTAATTCAGCTTTCTCTCCAAAAAAAAGGAGCTGGTGTAATCGATTCTTTTGAGTTGTCGTCAGCCCTGGTTGACTTGGAAATTAAACATAGTGTTTTTTTAAGTCGAGAGAATGAGTTGGCTGACAAATGGAACAAGGAAGAGTCTATTTATCGGTCAATTGTCTGGTGTGATACTTATAAATCAACCGTTGGCGATTTTGTGAAGTGGACTTTTTTGGCTTCACGTTGGTTTTTTGTTATTAGGCAGATAAACTATTTGAAGGCTAAAAATATAGTAGCGACTCATTTTCATCCCTGGTTGTTTTTTGTCGTATTAGCAAAAAGAATAATTGGGTTTAATTTTATTTATGTGGTACATGAAAATCCTTTTTTACCGAAAGAGAGAGATAATTACATTATGGTGTTCTTACAAAAATTTATTCTTAAACATGCAGACAAGATTATAGTTCACAGTGAGTTTATGAAAAAAAATCTTCAGGAATTTTTTCCAGAAGATAGAGTTAAACATTTACCACTAGGGTCTTATCAATTTTACAATCGTCGAACACCGATTAAATATCCGCCCGCTGGCGTTACTTTTTTATTTCTAGGAAGAATCGAGAAATACAAGGGACTTGAAGTTTTACTTGAAGCCTTTACGGGGGTAAAGAAACAATTTAGCGATGCGAAGCTTATTGTTGCCGGACAAGGGAATATCAACACGGAACAAATTAAGGCCATGAATACCTTGGGGGTTGAGATTTATAACCAATGGTTGACAGACGAGCAAATTATGAATTTTTTGAACAAGGCAGATGTTATGGTGTTACCATACACAAAAGCTAGCCAGTCTGGCGTCGTAAGTATGTCCCTCGGATTTGGTTTACCAATAATTGTTTCCAGCCTTACTGGTTTAGCAGAACAGGTAATAGAGGGTGATAATGGTTTATTGGCTAAACCAGGAGATGGGGACAGTCTTTTAGAGAAGATGGTTTATTTATGTGCCAATCCTTCTAGAATTGAGGAGATGGGCAAACGCGCTAAATTTTATGGCGACAATGTTTTTACTTGGAAAAAGGTGGCAGAGGGTTTGGTTGAATTTATGTCCTAA